From a region of the Falco peregrinus isolate bFalPer1 chromosome 5, bFalPer1.pri, whole genome shotgun sequence genome:
- the XCR1 gene encoding chemokine XC receptor 1 — protein sequence MDGEHYSPDSDNNYSYEYSFNESNVCEMGDYFVFYTHLTTVLYTLIFLLSLLGNTLVLWILFKYENLTSLTNVFIINLCVSDLVFSCMLPFWAVDQSFGWIFGEFLCKAVNAIFSISYYSGVFFLTLMTILRYRSVVSPLSTLRPQTQRCGFLVSLVGWTGSILIVVPEIIHTTVQENLDGIKICDYADWKWKKMDIYQRNVLFLFSFGVIVFCYFKILIILLRARSRRKHRTVKLILVIVVAFFLSWAPYNILSFLLTFPAPTCQYARDSNLAFHISRKIAFSHCCLNPLFYVFVGVKFKSHLLRLCSQYLPWGNGQVSSPRISFQGRFHCEDASSY from the coding sequence ATGGATGGAGAACATTATTCACCTGATTCAGACAATAACTACTCATATGAATActcttttaatgaaagcaaCGTCTGTGAAATGGGTGactattttgtattttacacCCATCTCACTACTGTCCTGTACACTCTGATATTTTTGCTCAGCCTGCTAGGAAACACTCTAGTGTTATGGATCCTATTCAAATATGAAAACCTTACATCTTTAACAAATGTCTTCATCATAAATCTCTGTGTCTCTGATCTAGTCTTCTCCTGCATGCTGCCTTTCTGGGCAGTGGACCAGTCCTTTGGATGGATCTTTGGTGAGTTCCTTTGCAAAGCAGTGAATGCTATCTTCTCCATCAGCTACTAcagtggtgttttctttttgactcTTATGACTATCCTGCGGTACCGGTCCGTAGTGAGCCCACTTTCAACTTTGAGACCCCAGACGCAGCGCTGCGGTTTTCTGGTGAGCTTGGTTGGTTGGACTGGTAGCATATTAATCGTGGTTCCTGAGATAATTCACACCACGGTGCAAGAAAACTTGGACGGGATCAAGATCTGTGATTACGCTGACTGGAAATGGAAGAAGATGGACATTTATCAGAGAAATGTactcttcctgttttcttttggggttATCGTATtctgttactttaaaatattgatAATCCTGCTCAGAGCAAGATCTCGCAGAAAGCACAGAACTGTGAAACTCATCCTTGTTATTGTGGTGGCTTTTTTCCTGAGCTGGGCACCTTACAACATCCTCAGCTTTCTGCTTACTTTTCCAGCACCTACCTGTCAGTATGCAAGAGACTCGAACCTTGCCTTTCACATCAGCCGTAAAATTGCTTTCTCTCACTGCTGCCTCAACCCTCTATTCTATGTATTTGTTGGAGTCAAGTTCAAGAGTCATTTGCTACGTTTATGCAGTCAGTATTTACCCTGGGGCAATGGTCAAGTCTCCAGCCCCAGGATCTCCTTTCAAGGCAGATTCCACTGTGAAGATGCGTCCAGCTACTGA